Below is a genomic region from Actinomycetes bacterium.
GCGAGCTTGCCGTCGATCTGGTGGTGCTCGACCTCGGTCTGCCCGGCATGGACGGCCTCGAGGTCTGCCGCCGGCTGCGCGCCGAGGGCAGCGGGGTCCCGGTGCTGGTGCTGACCGCGCGCGCCGACGAGGTCGACACCGTCGTGGGGCTCGACGCGGGTGCCGACGACTACGTCACGAAGCCGTTCCGGCTGGCCGAGCTGCTGGCCCGGGCCCGGGCCCTGCTCCGCCGCGGCGGCATCGAGGTGACGCAGGGCGTCCACGGCGTGCGCATCGACACCGAGTCGCACCGCGCCTGGGTCGAGGAGCGCGAGCTCACGCTCACCGCCAAGGAGTTCGACCTGCTGCGCGTGCTGCTGCGCGAGAACGGCAAGGTCGTCACCCGCGAACAGCTCATGCGCGAGGTGTGGGACACCGCCTGGTGGGGGTCGACCAAGACCCTGGACATGCACGTGTCGTGGCTGCGCAAGAAGCTCGGCGACGACGCCGCCAACCCCCGGTTCATCACGACGGTCCGGGGTGTGGGCTTCCGCTTCGAGCGCGAGTGAGCGCTGCCGCCTCGCGGGGAGCCGCGCCGGTGAGGCGGCTGGTCGTCGCCTGGGCACTGCTGGTGTCCGGCGTGAGCGTGCTGGTCGTCGGCGTACCACTGGTCGTCGCGGCCGGTCTGGCCGCGGACGGGCTCGACCTCTCGCTCGCCGTGATGCTGACGGTGGCCTTCGGGCTGGTGGCGATGGCTGGCGCGGTCGCCCTGGGCGTCCTGGCCGGCCGGTCGCTGGTGACGGGGGTCGCCACGCTCGAGGAGCGGGCCGAGAAGCTCGGCTCCGGGCACACCCGCAGCCCGCTCAGGCCGACCGGCGTCTCCGAGATCGACCGGGTGGGAGAGCTGCTCGAGCGCAGCGCCGAGCGGGTGGACCGGCTGCTCGCCGTCGAGCGGCAGTTCGCGAGCGACGCGTCGCACCAGCTGCGCACCCCGCTGACCGCGCTGTCGATGCGGCTCGAGGAGATCCTGCAGGCCGACGACCCGGCCACGGTACGCGAGGAGGCACGAAGCGCGCTCGCGCAGGTGGAGCGGCTGGCCACCGTGGTGGAGCACCTGCTGGACAGCGTCCGGGACAGCCGGCTGCGCGCCGGCCCCGTCCCGCTGGACGAGGTCGTGCTCCAGCAGGTCGTCGAGTGGGAGCCCGCGTTCCACGCAGCCGGCCGCGCGGTCCGGGCCGCCGGCACCCGGGGGCTGATCGCGCTGGC
It encodes:
- a CDS encoding response regulator transcription factor; amino-acid sequence: MTRVLLAEDDQAISEPLARALRREGYDVEVREDGPGALESATGELAVDLVVLDLGLPGMDGLEVCRRLRAEGSGVPVLVLTARADEVDTVVGLDAGADDYVTKPFRLAELLARARALLRRGGIEVTQGVHGVRIDTESHRAWVEERELTLTAKEFDLLRVLLRENGKVVTREQLMREVWDTAWWGSTKTLDMHVSWLRKKLGDDAANPRFITTVRGVGFRFERE
- a CDS encoding HAMP domain-containing sensor histidine kinase; its protein translation is MRRLVVAWALLVSGVSVLVVGVPLVVAAGLAADGLDLSLAVMLTVAFGLVAMAGAVALGVLAGRSLVTGVATLEERAEKLGSGHTRSPLRPTGVSEIDRVGELLERSAERVDRLLAVERQFASDASHQLRTPLTALSMRLEEILQADDPATVREEARSALAQVERLATVVEHLLDSVRDSRLRAGPVPLDEVVLQQVVEWEPAFHAAGRAVRAAGTRGLIALATPNGLSQVLATLIENSLVHGAGTVTVSTRSTGISLVVEVTDEGPGVPAELGARIFERSVSGRRGTGLGLAVARELAEADGGRLELVQQSPAVFALFLSAAGGPR